A stretch of Candidatus Dormiibacterota bacterium DNA encodes these proteins:
- a CDS encoding ATP-binding cassette domain-containing protein codes for MAIAPAVRRPAPGSPAAPGQPLLEVSGLSRRFGDRLVLDGVDMAARAGEVTAILGPNGSGKSTLMRCTVRLIEPSAGTVRVAGQELTTLDDRRLQQARRSIAMVFQSANLVRRRTALANAASGALGGLGGLRVACGHLPRAALELGLRNLVRVGMAEVALQRA; via the coding sequence ATGGCGATCGCACCCGCGGTCCGGCGGCCGGCGCCGGGGTCGCCCGCCGCGCCGGGGCAGCCGCTCCTCGAGGTCTCCGGCCTGAGCAGGCGCTTCGGCGACCGGCTGGTGCTCGACGGCGTCGACATGGCCGCGCGTGCCGGTGAGGTCACCGCCATCCTCGGCCCCAACGGCAGCGGGAAGTCGACGCTGATGCGCTGCACGGTTCGGCTGATCGAGCCCAGCGCCGGCACGGTGCGGGTGGCCGGCCAGGAGCTCACCACCCTCGACGACCGGCGGCTGCAGCAGGCGCGGCGGAGCATCGCCATGGTCTTCCAGAGCGCCAACCTGGTGCGCCGCCGCACCGCCCTCGCCAACGCCGCCAGCGGGGCGCTCGGCGGTCTCGGCGGTCTCCGGGTGGCCTGCGGGCACCTCCCCCGGGCGGCGCTCGAGCTCGGCCTCCGCAACCTGGTCAGGGTGGGCATGGCGGAGGTCGCCCTGCAGCGCGCC